A genomic segment from Salmo trutta chromosome 38, fSalTru1.1, whole genome shotgun sequence encodes:
- the LOC115178086 gene encoding gastrula zinc finger protein XlCGF17.1-like, whose amino-acid sequence MVLRNRSLINTRERHDYRGSSGEPQQHHEAAEAEESLSTSELLKKQQRKCTGKKPHCCSDCGKRFTSSADLKRHQRIHTGEKPYSCDQCGKSFTVSSSLKTHQRIHTGDKPYSCDQCGKSFNVPSSLKTHQRTHTGEKPYSCDQCGKSFTTSSQLTVHQRTHIGEKCYSCNQCGKSFVSSSRLTIHQRTHTGEKSHICDQCGKSFTTSSQLIIHQRTHTREKSYSCDQCGKSFVSSSHLTIHQRTHTGEKSYHCSDCGKSFATSGNVKSHQKTHTGEKPYSCNQCGKSFAQLCNLIAHMRIHTGEKPHCCSDCGKTFSKLYTLQSHQRIHTGEKPYEKSYSCNQCGKRFAMSSQLTIHLKTHTGEKYYSCNQCGKRYSGKRSLIKHQ is encoded by the exons gagagagacatgactatcgtggatcctctggagagcctcaacaacatcatgaagctGCTGAGGCAGAGGAAAGTCTATCCActtcagaactcctcaagaaacagcAGCGGAAATGCACAGGGaagaaacctcactgctgctctgactgtgggaagagattcacctcttcAGCAGACCTCAAAAGACATCAGAGaatccatacaggagagaaaccttatagctgtgatcaatgtgggaagagttttactgttTCAAGCAGCCTGAAaacacaccagagaattcacacGGGAGacaaaccttatagctgtgatcaatgtgggaagagttttaatgTTCCAAGCAGCCTGaaaacacaccagagaacacacactggagagaaaccttatagctgtgatcaatgtgggaaaagttttactacatctagtcAGCTGActgtacaccaaagaacacacataggagagaaatgttatagctgtaatcaatgtgggaagagttttgtttcatctagccgtctgactatacaccagagaacacacacaggagagaaatctcatatctgtgatcaatgtgggaagagttttactacatctagtcagctgattatacaccagagaacacacacaagagagaaatcttatagctgtgatcaatgtgggaagagttttgtttcatcaagccatctgactatacaccagagaacacacaccggAGAGAAGtcttaccactgctctgactgtggaaagagttttgctaCTTCAGGAAATGTTAAAtcacaccagaaaacacacacaggagagaagccttatagctgtaatcaatgtgggaagagttttgctcagCTATGCAACCTGATAGCACAtatgagaatacacactggagagaaacctcactgctgctctgactgtgggaagacctTTTCAAAGTTATATACATTAcaatcacaccagagaattcacactggagagaaaccttatg agaaatcttatagctgtaatcaatgtgggaagagatttgctATGTCTAGCCAGCTGACTATtcacctgaaaacacacacaggagagaaatattatagctgtaatcaatgtgggaagagatactctggtaaaagatctctgattaaacatcag
- the LOC115178608 gene encoding zinc finger protein 2 homolog: MTVWTQSGHHVSITNVKRQEPLKKQQQRSTGKKSHRCSDCGKTFSRLFTLQSHQRIHTGEKPFSCDQCGKSFVTSSCLTIHQRTHTGEKPYSCNQCGKSFVSSSRLTIHQRTHTGEKFYSCDQCGKSFVSSSHLTIHQRIHTGEKSYHCSDCGKSFSISGNFKSHQRTHTGEKPYSCNQCGKSFAQSSNLIAHLRIHTGEKPHCCSECGKTFSKLYTLQSHQRIHTGEKPYSCSDCGKIFSKLYTLLSHQRIHTGERPHSCKQCGKSFIRSSCLMVHLRKHTGEKSFSCDQCGKCFTTSSQLTVHQRIHTGEKCYSCDQCGKSFVLSSQLSAHQKTHTGEKPYSCNQCGKRYSGKRSLIRHQKIHEGVVS, translated from the exons ATGACAGTCTGGACGCAGTCAGGCCACCATGTCAGCATAACCAATGTAAAGAGACaag aacccCTCAAGAAACAgcagcagagatccacagggaagaaatctcaccgctgctctgactgtgggaagacctTTTCAAGATTATTTACATTAcaatcacaccagagaattcacactggagagaaacctttcagctgcgatcaatgtgggaagagttttgttac TTCTAGCtgtctgactatacaccagagaacacacacaggagagaaaccttatagctgtaatcaatgtgggaaaagttttgtTTCATCTAGCCGTCTgacaatacaccagagaacacacacaggagagaaattttatagctgtgatcaatgtgggaagagttttgtttcatctagccatctgactatacaccagagaatacacacaggagagaaatcttaccactgctctgactgtggaaagagtttttctATCTCAGGAAATTttaaatcacaccagagaacacacacaggagagaaaccttatagctgtaatcaatgtgggaagagttttgctcaaTCAAGCAACCTGATAGCACAcctgagaatacacactggagagaaacctcactgctgctctgagtGTGGGAAGACCTTCTCAAAATTATATACATTAcaatcacaccagagaattcacactggagagaaaccttatagctgctctgactgtggaaagatcTTTTCAAAATTATATACATTactatcacaccagagaatacacacaggagagaggcctCATAGCTGTAagcaatgtgggaagagttttattcgcTCAAGCTGCCTGATGGTACATctgagaaaacacacaggagaaaaatcctttagctgtgatcaatgtggtaAGTGTTTTACaacatctagccagctgactgtacaccagagaatacacacaggagagaaatgttatagctgtgatcaatgtgggaagagttttgttttaTCTAGCCAGCTGTCTgcacaccagaaaacacacacaggagagaaaccgtatagctgtaatcaatgtgggaagagatactctggtAAAAGGTCTCTGATTagacatcagaaaatacatgaaggagttgtttcatga